In Lineus longissimus chromosome 7, tnLinLong1.2, whole genome shotgun sequence, a genomic segment contains:
- the LOC135491058 gene encoding nischarin-like isoform X1, translated as MAQFGKNVVAYSASRTLKIIGTENYENYTLYVIEVSIGCFNWRVKHRYSEFFDMHEKLVSDYKIDKSIFPPKKIFGKMSEAFIKKRQTDLEIYLQTTLHHLNFVVPPVLANFLDFHKYEIHGITETLAEILYTKGEILLNSKEMFTLQTLQLHAVNERLKLAEPTCESGDKRKDLGHVLDFITRVKALRIFGSRDPVGTSNIDMNQLKFDLTIFRGLEKVEIVNCNTSVIAGVEILKRTVKRLKVHHSLKEIKDILLQDIACIPIEKQGYLVPAWTCLRVADFSHNEITAIDESVKLMPKVEMLSLSHNQLSQIQHLSHLSALTCLDLSHNKVKYLDALHTKIGNLKMLNLSGNHIISLQVLSKLYSLEVLDLSSNDVSQVSEIQHICRLPCLEHLTLTGNPVTAVCDYRTKVFELFGERAAELCLDKLRPSQKELDTVAILQAIQKAREGREKAKKHSKKHVHEVPITDASITSEEGASSGPEPVTYVDTDNRSRQDSDPKDELFRQRVESIRAQGGEAWLGLLNEMQNPEDGSSLTSSHLSTASFPPLDGRESYTTPSSSFGASSEPPLLEEDAPACESKNEGETNSYATCDDSQTTDLENSFEFGSTAGVPMNMPSITDPHFVHHMQVYIGSLNIQTHIPGITGSPHDKPEQILYIMWVVCHPYHLKRVEFPGCAVLTNEMVHIFELVDAFQDTYPTLSHYYSMAVNNVQETVTGYRNMYVRLEEAFMVAQGTFTLIPQNSSKTQQFTSSLRDACKINEEDFLITVPYHENAVQKLVQTLQEHEKPGLTEDDIVHYSYVQIPDSDRNGTKNSAFAAALTKHNLYLVREDVVHFPNPTFEVDHEVGTTQYGVLQVHSLQHTVKDVQFCNDINKLEWTSQSPGTDRTSPVKQGSAYGLTLLFESASREQKDGGESDSNSTKRGRFQCIFPTPEHRDLFLCQLMQLRREIAPQVAESDLETSIHDRDIDGQSLNTEEKSEFDVCEIGEDCCVTIKVPEDEQEPSCSGVSPNVGRMKLKLCLDGKAGPREMTVTEYNKLENWYGLGKGATSLQEHLASSPCVYPSAELLKTLTSINANIELLSPMSPQLKIIGNMTGEEVFNYFHNQVAQIGIEQEELKCITWCPVIPYVLPQMEILTCVMLSSRAVYLISDRCLPPAPSTSSGTPWKTHLRHQSDSLLSHSMFKRSDLHHNAASGIIHKTSKGEESRLHCYAVIPLKDLKQVHIGMFDQFFRLACSSGDMTFTCLTRDFTVTDSFVKYLMSALTRLNAASSPDLSSSDSEQDFYKMYSQSEPTAVSGFKQRNRVKFVYASDDAITDLCYLIQEKQGVTDEKKVSHTTMDILHYLLVFEIIAPETVENYKNPVPRTLILTNQHLCLVSEDYINYPLLDFVRFPPGKPNHEFLDVRRPEYLKRVVVSDFTSNDISLMFSDHSEDIVVDTSVEHFSSGPDIGRTSPGEIRWTILIQNIRDKDRLLKLLSKHWSDIHEGRELSIQVNA; from the exons ATGGCtcaatttggcaaaaatgtGGTTGCGTACAGCGCATCACGTACACTGAAGATAATAGGCACGGAAAACTATGAGAATTACACG CTCTATGTTATTGAAGTGTCAATTGGTTGCTTTAACTGGAGGGTCAAACACAGATACAGTGAATTCTTCGACATGCATGAAAAG cttgTATCTGATTACAAGATTGACAAAAGCATTTTCCCTCCAAAGAAGATATTTGGCAAAATGTCCGAAGCATTTATTAAGAAACGGCAAACTGACTTAGAAATCTACCTTCAGACAACTCTCCACCACCTTAACTTTGTTGTTCCTCCAGTTCTCGCGAACTTCTTAGATTTCCACAAATAT GAAATTCATGGGATTACAGAAACTTTGGCAGAGATCTTATACACAAAAG GTGAAATCCTTTTGAATTCCAAGGAGATGTTTACCTTACAGACACTGCAGTTGCATGCAGTGAATGAGCGTCTCAAGTTAGCAGAGCCCACATGTG aatCTGGTGATAAAAGGAAAGACCTTGGTCATGTGTTAGATTTCATCACGAGGGTAAAAGCTTTAAGG aTCTTTGGCTCACGAGACCCTGTTGGTACGAGTAACATTGACATGAATCAACTAAAGTTTGATCTGACAATATTTAGAGGCTTGGAAAAGGTGGAG ATTGTCAACTGTAATACGTCCGTGATTGCCGGTGTGGAAATCTTAAAAAGAACTGTCAAAAGGTTAAAAGTTCATCATTCGTTGAAGGAAATCAAGGACATCCTACTCCAAGACATTGCCTGTATTCCAATAGAAAAACAAGGTTACCTCGTGCCTGCCTGGACGTGTCTCAGGGTGGCAGACTTCAGTCATAATGAGATTACAGCGATTGATGAATCCGTG aaactcaTGCCCAAGGTTGAGATGCTATCGTTGAGCCATAACCAGCTGTCCCAGATCCAGCACCTGTCACATCTGAGTGCGTTGACCTGCCTCGACCTCTCACACAACAAAGTCAAATACCTCGATGCCTTACACACCAAGATTGGAAACCTAAAGATGCTCAATCTGTCTGGAAATCATATAATATCTTTACAGG TTCTTTCCAAGCTGTATTCTTTAGAAGTTCTGGACCTGAGCAGTAATGATGTTAGCCAGGTGTCAGAGATCCAGCACATCTGTCGGCTACCGTGCTTGGAACATCTGACACTCACAGGCAACCCGGTCACAGCTGTGTGTGATTATAGAACCAAGGTGTTTGAATTGTTTGGGGAGAGAGCTGCTGAG TTATGCCTTGATAAACTTCGTCCTAGTCAGAAGGAGCTGGATACAGTTGCCATTTTACAAGCTATACAGAAGGCGAGGGAGGGCAGAGAGAAAGCcaagaaacactcaaaaaag CATGTGCATGAGGTGCCTATCACAGATGCCAGTATCACAAGTGAGGAAGGTGCTAGTTCAGGACCTGAACCAG TGACCTATGTTGATACAGACAATAGAAGCAGGCAAGATTCCGACCCAAAAGATGAACTATTTCGCCAACGAGTTGAGTCAATTCGTGCGCAGGGAGGAGAGGCATGGTTGGGTTTGCTGAATGAGATGCAAAACCCTGAGGAT GGTTCAAGCCTGACTAGTTCCCACCTTTCGACTGCCTCATTCCCACCACTAGATGGCAGGGAGAGCTACACGACACCCTCTTCCTCTTTCGGAGCCTCTTCAGAGCCACCACTCCTAGAAGAGGACGCACCTGCATGTGAAAG CAAAAATGAGGGTGAGACCAACAGCTATGCGACATGTGATGACAGCCAGACAACTGATTTGGAGAACAGTTTCGAGTTCGGCAGCACAGCAGGCGTGCCTATGAACATGCCAAGCATCACTGACCCTCACTTCGTCCACCACATGCAGGTGTATATTGGCAGCTTGAACATTCAAACGCACATCCCTGGGATCACGGGATCACCCCATGACAAACCAGAACAGATCCTTTACATCATGTGGGTTGTCTGCCATCCGTATCACTTGAAGCGTGTCGAGTTCCCAGGCTGCGCGGTCTTAACGAATGAGATGGTTCATATTTTTGAGTTGGTTGATGCTTTTCAAGACACTTATCCAACCCTGTCACATTATTATAGCATGGCGGTGAACAATGTACAAGAGACTGTGACAGGGTACAGGAATATGTATGTCCGCTTAGAAGAAGCGTTCATGGTCGCGCAAGGTACCTTTACTCTCATTCCACAGAACTCTAGCAAAACACAACAGTTTACGTCATCATTGCGCGACGCCTGTAAAATTAACGAAGAGGATTTTCTGATCACAGTACCGTATCATGAGAATGCCGTGCAGAAACTTGTTCAGACTCTACAAGAGCATGAGAAGCCTGGCCTCACTGAGGACGATATTGTTCATTACTCGTACGTGCAGATACCAGATTCCGATCGAAATGGCACGAAGAATTCTGCATTCGCTGCCGCACTGACCAAACACAACTTGTATCTAGTCAGGGAAGATGTCGTTCATTTCCCGAATCCGACATTTGAAGTTGATCATGAGGTAGGAACAACACAATATGGTGTCTTACAAGTGCATTCCCTCCAACACACTGTTAAGGATGTGCAGTTCTGTAATGACATCAATAAGTTGGAATGGACGTCCCAGTCTCCTGGAACTGACCGGACATCTCCTGTCAAGCAGGGCAGTGCTTATGGTTTGACTTTGTTGTTCGAGAGTGCTTCACGAGAGCAGAAGGATGGTGGAGAGAGTGATTCGAATTCCACTAAGAGGGGGCGCTTTCAGTGTATTTTCCCGACACCTGAGCACCGTGACTTGTTCCTGTGTCAGCTGATGCAGCTGCGACGTGAGATTGCACCACAAGTTGCTGAATCTGACTTGGAGACCAGTATCCATGACCGAGATATCGATGGACAGAGTTTGAACACGGAGGAGAAGAGTGAGTTTGACGTGTGTGAGATTGGTGAGGACTGTTGTGTGACGATTAAGGTGCCTGAGGACGAGCAGGAGCCATCATGTAGTGGTGTCAGCCCAAATGTGGGGAGAATGAAACTGAAACTCTGCCTGGATGGAAAGGCAGGCCCAAGAGAAATGACTGTGACTGAATATAATAAGCTAGAAAACTGGTATGGGCTTGGCAAGGGTGCCACCTCCCTTCAGGAGCATCTGGCGTCTAGTCCTTGTGTCTACCCAAGTGCTGAACTTTTAAAAACTTTGACCAGTATTAATGCAAACATTGAGTTGTTGTCACCGATGTCACCCCAGCTTAAAATAATCGGCAATATGACCGGCGAGGAAGTCTTTAACTATTTCCACAACCAGGTGGCTCAGATTGGCATCGAACAGGAGGAGTTGAAGTGTATCACATGGTGCCCTGTGATACCGTATGTCCTACCACAGATGGAGATTCTGACGTGTGTTATGTTGAGCAGCCGGGCTGTCTACCTCATCTCCGACCGATGTTTGCCCCCTGCTCCAAGTACAAGCAGCGGGACCCCGTGGAAAACACATCTCCGCCACCAGTCCGACTCATTGTTGTCACATAGTATGTTCAAGCGCTCTGATCTTCACCACAACGCAGCCTCTGGTATCATCCACAAAACATCCAAGGGAGAGGAATCCCGTTTGCATTGTTACGCTGTCATACCTCTGAAAGATCTCAAACAAGTCCATATTGGAATGTTTGACCAGTTTTTTCGCCTTGCTTGCTCTAGCGGTGATATGACATTCACTTGCCTCACCAGGGACTTCACTGTAACTGATTCGTTTGTCAAGTACCTTATGTCTGCGTTAACCAGACTCAATGCTGCATCATCCCCTGATCTATCCAGCAGCGATTCCGAACAAGACTTTTATAAAATGTACTCGCAGTCTGAGCCGACGGCTGTCTCTGGTTTTAAGCAAAGAAACCGAGTCAAGTTTGTGTATGCAAGTGACGATGCGATCACAGACCTCTGTTACTTAATCCAGGAAAAACAGGGTGTTACTGATGAGAAGAAGGTTTCACACACGACCATGGATATTCTACACTATCTTCTTGTCTTTGAGATCATTGCACCAGAGACAGTGGAAAATTACAAAAATCCAGTCCCGCGTACATTGATTCTAACCAATCAACACTTGTGCCTCGTTTCCGAGGACTATATCAACTACCCACTCCTGGACTTTGTCCGATTTCCGCCAGGGAAGCCCAATCATGAATTCTTGGATGTAAGGCGCCCAGAATACCTAAAGCGGGTTGTCGTGAGTGATTTCACATCCAATGACATCTCGCTCATGTTTTCTGATCATAGTGAAGATATTGTTGTGGATACAAGTGTCGAGCATTTCAGTTCTGGTCCAGATATTGGTCGGACGTCCCCTGGCGAGATCAGGTGGACAATCCTGATCCAGAATATCCGTGATAAGGATCGGTTGCTGAAGTTGCTCAGTAAGCATTGGAGTGATATTCATGAAGGGCGGGAGCTCTCCATTCAAGTTAATGCGTGA
- the LOC135491268 gene encoding serine/threonine-protein phosphatase 6 regulatory ankyrin repeat subunit A-like, producing MGNKHAGIQCLESPIHMSSSKRKHCWYYNKVPPPNYNHNWTDVHYAASHGSIRRINEIIHKAGVVNLNKQDYYGKTPLYWACYKGHKQTIEELLKFGAKINLQCRHGGTPLHAVVSLYPECALILIKHGADVNRQDNWGVTPMYLAACNGQIDIIYYLIAAGADLTYKNKKTGEVPKALSCHPDFCDYLHHLSTNPQPLKALCRTAVRQCLGEYPMQKNQELPVPEPLKEYITLNELS from the exons ATGGGAAACAAGCATGCAGGAATACAGTGTCTTGAGAGCCCCATCCATATGTCGTCATCAAAGAGGAAACACTGTTGGTACTATAACAAGGTGCCACCGCCAAATTACAATCATAACTGGACAGATGTTCACTATGCAGCCAGCCATGGAAGCATCAGAAGGATCAATGAAATCATACACAAAGCAG GTGTCGTTAACTTGAATAAACAGGATTATTATGGAAAGACGCCTCTTTACTGGGCCTGTTACAAAGGCCACAAACAGACAATTGAAGAGCTGTTGAAATTCGGTGCTAAAATCAACTTACAATGTCGCCATGGTGGAACACCGCTACATGCTGTGGTTAGTTTGTATCCAGAGTGTGCACTTATACTCATAAAG catGGTGCTGATGTGAACCGTCAAGATAACTGGGGAGTCACACCCATGTACTTAGCTGCTTGCAACGGACAGATTGATATCATTTATTACTTGATTGCTGCTGGTGCTGACCTCACTTATAAAAATAAG AAAACTGGAGAAGTTCCAAAAGCTTTATCCTGCCATCCAGATTTCTGTGACTATCTGCATCATCTTTCTACGAATCCTCAGCCCCTGAAGGCCCTGTGCCGCACTGCTGTACGCCAGTGTCTGGGGGAATACCCTATGCAGAAGAACCAGGAACTACCTGTGCCTGAACCTCTGAAAGAATACATCACCCTCAATGAACTCAGCTGA
- the LOC135491058 gene encoding nischarin-like isoform X2, whose protein sequence is MAQFGKNVVAYSASRTLKIIGTENYENYTLYVIEVSIGCFNWRVKHRYSEFFDMHEKLVSDYKIDKSIFPPKKIFGKMSEAFIKKRQTDLEIYLQTTLHHLNFVVPPVLANFLDFHKYEIHGITETLAEILYTKGEILLNSKEMFTLQTLQLHAVNERLKLAEPTCESGDKRKDLGHVLDFITRVKALRIFGSRDPVGTSNIDMNQLKFDLTIFRGLEKVEIVNCNTSVIAGVEILKRTVKRLKVHHSLKEIKDILLQDIACIPIEKQGYLVPAWTCLRVADFSHNEITAIDESVKLMPKVEMLSLSHNQLSQIQHLSHLSALTCLDLSHNKVKYLDALHTKIGNLKMLNLSGNHIISLQVLSKLYSLEVLDLSSNDVSQVSEIQHICRLPCLEHLTLTGNPVTAVCDYRTKVFELFGERAAELCLDKLRPSQKELDTVAILQAIQKAREGREKAKKHSKKHVHEVPITDASITSEEGASSGPEPGNHGDVNHSSSGAGKNEGETNSYATCDDSQTTDLENSFEFGSTAGVPMNMPSITDPHFVHHMQVYIGSLNIQTHIPGITGSPHDKPEQILYIMWVVCHPYHLKRVEFPGCAVLTNEMVHIFELVDAFQDTYPTLSHYYSMAVNNVQETVTGYRNMYVRLEEAFMVAQGTFTLIPQNSSKTQQFTSSLRDACKINEEDFLITVPYHENAVQKLVQTLQEHEKPGLTEDDIVHYSYVQIPDSDRNGTKNSAFAAALTKHNLYLVREDVVHFPNPTFEVDHEVGTTQYGVLQVHSLQHTVKDVQFCNDINKLEWTSQSPGTDRTSPVKQGSAYGLTLLFESASREQKDGGESDSNSTKRGRFQCIFPTPEHRDLFLCQLMQLRREIAPQVAESDLETSIHDRDIDGQSLNTEEKSEFDVCEIGEDCCVTIKVPEDEQEPSCSGVSPNVGRMKLKLCLDGKAGPREMTVTEYNKLENWYGLGKGATSLQEHLASSPCVYPSAELLKTLTSINANIELLSPMSPQLKIIGNMTGEEVFNYFHNQVAQIGIEQEELKCITWCPVIPYVLPQMEILTCVMLSSRAVYLISDRCLPPAPSTSSGTPWKTHLRHQSDSLLSHSMFKRSDLHHNAASGIIHKTSKGEESRLHCYAVIPLKDLKQVHIGMFDQFFRLACSSGDMTFTCLTRDFTVTDSFVKYLMSALTRLNAASSPDLSSSDSEQDFYKMYSQSEPTAVSGFKQRNRVKFVYASDDAITDLCYLIQEKQGVTDEKKVSHTTMDILHYLLVFEIIAPETVENYKNPVPRTLILTNQHLCLVSEDYINYPLLDFVRFPPGKPNHEFLDVRRPEYLKRVVVSDFTSNDISLMFSDHSEDIVVDTSVEHFSSGPDIGRTSPGEIRWTILIQNIRDKDRLLKLLSKHWSDIHEGRELSIQVNA, encoded by the exons ATGGCtcaatttggcaaaaatgtGGTTGCGTACAGCGCATCACGTACACTGAAGATAATAGGCACGGAAAACTATGAGAATTACACG CTCTATGTTATTGAAGTGTCAATTGGTTGCTTTAACTGGAGGGTCAAACACAGATACAGTGAATTCTTCGACATGCATGAAAAG cttgTATCTGATTACAAGATTGACAAAAGCATTTTCCCTCCAAAGAAGATATTTGGCAAAATGTCCGAAGCATTTATTAAGAAACGGCAAACTGACTTAGAAATCTACCTTCAGACAACTCTCCACCACCTTAACTTTGTTGTTCCTCCAGTTCTCGCGAACTTCTTAGATTTCCACAAATAT GAAATTCATGGGATTACAGAAACTTTGGCAGAGATCTTATACACAAAAG GTGAAATCCTTTTGAATTCCAAGGAGATGTTTACCTTACAGACACTGCAGTTGCATGCAGTGAATGAGCGTCTCAAGTTAGCAGAGCCCACATGTG aatCTGGTGATAAAAGGAAAGACCTTGGTCATGTGTTAGATTTCATCACGAGGGTAAAAGCTTTAAGG aTCTTTGGCTCACGAGACCCTGTTGGTACGAGTAACATTGACATGAATCAACTAAAGTTTGATCTGACAATATTTAGAGGCTTGGAAAAGGTGGAG ATTGTCAACTGTAATACGTCCGTGATTGCCGGTGTGGAAATCTTAAAAAGAACTGTCAAAAGGTTAAAAGTTCATCATTCGTTGAAGGAAATCAAGGACATCCTACTCCAAGACATTGCCTGTATTCCAATAGAAAAACAAGGTTACCTCGTGCCTGCCTGGACGTGTCTCAGGGTGGCAGACTTCAGTCATAATGAGATTACAGCGATTGATGAATCCGTG aaactcaTGCCCAAGGTTGAGATGCTATCGTTGAGCCATAACCAGCTGTCCCAGATCCAGCACCTGTCACATCTGAGTGCGTTGACCTGCCTCGACCTCTCACACAACAAAGTCAAATACCTCGATGCCTTACACACCAAGATTGGAAACCTAAAGATGCTCAATCTGTCTGGAAATCATATAATATCTTTACAGG TTCTTTCCAAGCTGTATTCTTTAGAAGTTCTGGACCTGAGCAGTAATGATGTTAGCCAGGTGTCAGAGATCCAGCACATCTGTCGGCTACCGTGCTTGGAACATCTGACACTCACAGGCAACCCGGTCACAGCTGTGTGTGATTATAGAACCAAGGTGTTTGAATTGTTTGGGGAGAGAGCTGCTGAG TTATGCCTTGATAAACTTCGTCCTAGTCAGAAGGAGCTGGATACAGTTGCCATTTTACAAGCTATACAGAAGGCGAGGGAGGGCAGAGAGAAAGCcaagaaacactcaaaaaag CATGTGCATGAGGTGCCTATCACAGATGCCAGTATCACAAGTGAGGAAGGTGCTAGTTCAGGACCTGAACCAGGTAATCAT GGTGATGTGAATCATTCTAGTTCAGGAGCGGG CAAAAATGAGGGTGAGACCAACAGCTATGCGACATGTGATGACAGCCAGACAACTGATTTGGAGAACAGTTTCGAGTTCGGCAGCACAGCAGGCGTGCCTATGAACATGCCAAGCATCACTGACCCTCACTTCGTCCACCACATGCAGGTGTATATTGGCAGCTTGAACATTCAAACGCACATCCCTGGGATCACGGGATCACCCCATGACAAACCAGAACAGATCCTTTACATCATGTGGGTTGTCTGCCATCCGTATCACTTGAAGCGTGTCGAGTTCCCAGGCTGCGCGGTCTTAACGAATGAGATGGTTCATATTTTTGAGTTGGTTGATGCTTTTCAAGACACTTATCCAACCCTGTCACATTATTATAGCATGGCGGTGAACAATGTACAAGAGACTGTGACAGGGTACAGGAATATGTATGTCCGCTTAGAAGAAGCGTTCATGGTCGCGCAAGGTACCTTTACTCTCATTCCACAGAACTCTAGCAAAACACAACAGTTTACGTCATCATTGCGCGACGCCTGTAAAATTAACGAAGAGGATTTTCTGATCACAGTACCGTATCATGAGAATGCCGTGCAGAAACTTGTTCAGACTCTACAAGAGCATGAGAAGCCTGGCCTCACTGAGGACGATATTGTTCATTACTCGTACGTGCAGATACCAGATTCCGATCGAAATGGCACGAAGAATTCTGCATTCGCTGCCGCACTGACCAAACACAACTTGTATCTAGTCAGGGAAGATGTCGTTCATTTCCCGAATCCGACATTTGAAGTTGATCATGAGGTAGGAACAACACAATATGGTGTCTTACAAGTGCATTCCCTCCAACACACTGTTAAGGATGTGCAGTTCTGTAATGACATCAATAAGTTGGAATGGACGTCCCAGTCTCCTGGAACTGACCGGACATCTCCTGTCAAGCAGGGCAGTGCTTATGGTTTGACTTTGTTGTTCGAGAGTGCTTCACGAGAGCAGAAGGATGGTGGAGAGAGTGATTCGAATTCCACTAAGAGGGGGCGCTTTCAGTGTATTTTCCCGACACCTGAGCACCGTGACTTGTTCCTGTGTCAGCTGATGCAGCTGCGACGTGAGATTGCACCACAAGTTGCTGAATCTGACTTGGAGACCAGTATCCATGACCGAGATATCGATGGACAGAGTTTGAACACGGAGGAGAAGAGTGAGTTTGACGTGTGTGAGATTGGTGAGGACTGTTGTGTGACGATTAAGGTGCCTGAGGACGAGCAGGAGCCATCATGTAGTGGTGTCAGCCCAAATGTGGGGAGAATGAAACTGAAACTCTGCCTGGATGGAAAGGCAGGCCCAAGAGAAATGACTGTGACTGAATATAATAAGCTAGAAAACTGGTATGGGCTTGGCAAGGGTGCCACCTCCCTTCAGGAGCATCTGGCGTCTAGTCCTTGTGTCTACCCAAGTGCTGAACTTTTAAAAACTTTGACCAGTATTAATGCAAACATTGAGTTGTTGTCACCGATGTCACCCCAGCTTAAAATAATCGGCAATATGACCGGCGAGGAAGTCTTTAACTATTTCCACAACCAGGTGGCTCAGATTGGCATCGAACAGGAGGAGTTGAAGTGTATCACATGGTGCCCTGTGATACCGTATGTCCTACCACAGATGGAGATTCTGACGTGTGTTATGTTGAGCAGCCGGGCTGTCTACCTCATCTCCGACCGATGTTTGCCCCCTGCTCCAAGTACAAGCAGCGGGACCCCGTGGAAAACACATCTCCGCCACCAGTCCGACTCATTGTTGTCACATAGTATGTTCAAGCGCTCTGATCTTCACCACAACGCAGCCTCTGGTATCATCCACAAAACATCCAAGGGAGAGGAATCCCGTTTGCATTGTTACGCTGTCATACCTCTGAAAGATCTCAAACAAGTCCATATTGGAATGTTTGACCAGTTTTTTCGCCTTGCTTGCTCTAGCGGTGATATGACATTCACTTGCCTCACCAGGGACTTCACTGTAACTGATTCGTTTGTCAAGTACCTTATGTCTGCGTTAACCAGACTCAATGCTGCATCATCCCCTGATCTATCCAGCAGCGATTCCGAACAAGACTTTTATAAAATGTACTCGCAGTCTGAGCCGACGGCTGTCTCTGGTTTTAAGCAAAGAAACCGAGTCAAGTTTGTGTATGCAAGTGACGATGCGATCACAGACCTCTGTTACTTAATCCAGGAAAAACAGGGTGTTACTGATGAGAAGAAGGTTTCACACACGACCATGGATATTCTACACTATCTTCTTGTCTTTGAGATCATTGCACCAGAGACAGTGGAAAATTACAAAAATCCAGTCCCGCGTACATTGATTCTAACCAATCAACACTTGTGCCTCGTTTCCGAGGACTATATCAACTACCCACTCCTGGACTTTGTCCGATTTCCGCCAGGGAAGCCCAATCATGAATTCTTGGATGTAAGGCGCCCAGAATACCTAAAGCGGGTTGTCGTGAGTGATTTCACATCCAATGACATCTCGCTCATGTTTTCTGATCATAGTGAAGATATTGTTGTGGATACAAGTGTCGAGCATTTCAGTTCTGGTCCAGATATTGGTCGGACGTCCCCTGGCGAGATCAGGTGGACAATCCTGATCCAGAATATCCGTGATAAGGATCGGTTGCTGAAGTTGCTCAGTAAGCATTGGAGTGATATTCATGAAGGGCGGGAGCTCTCCATTCAAGTTAATGCGTGA